The following nucleotide sequence is from Corylus avellana chromosome ca7, CavTom2PMs-1.0.
GGAAGTGTTGGACATTTCAGATCACCTGTTCAATTTTAGATGAGGTGATAACACAAGGAGGTGAGAGAAGGTTGAAGCAGGAAAAAGTGCCATAATGCTCTATTTTCTATGTGCTAGAGGTGATACTTTTGGAGAGGTAGCAtgcaaaattttagtttttctttattgcagTCAAACTTAAATTAGTGATCACTTTGCTATGGGAAACACCGAGATATGGTACCCGGAATGGCTATTCTATTAGAAGGTggaatggaatagctatttccATCCTTAGATTGGTGGGTTGGCCGGCTACCATGGCAGAACCATGGGGGTGGTCACAACACCCCTAAATCCCCTTGTGGTGGACCCTCGAAGAGCTCTAGGGGTGGTGCAACCAAGGGCATGATTGGTAAGTGGAATGACTATTCTATTATAAGGTggaatggaatagctatttccATTCTTAGATTGGTGGGTCGGCCGGCCACCATGGCAGAACCATGGGGGTGGTCGCAACACCCCTAAATCCCCTTGTGGTGGACCCTCGAAGAGCTCcaggggtggtgcgaccaccccccAATGACACTGGGAGTGGTCGCACCACCATCCTTAGAGTCGCTCGGGGAGGGGCTTGCACCACCCCCCATGGTTCTAttagggtggctggccacccataGAATGATTTGTgactaacctttttttttttttgatatttacagaaaaaagaagaaggggttTTTTTGGGAAAGCCCATTCCATTTCTCAAGGAATAGCTGtttcctcttattttttagagaaatatgTGTTCCTCTTCGTAGGGGAATTGCTATTCTCatgggaatagctattcctagGATTAGtgtgcaacaaaacaaaagaatggcTATTCCTATGATTTGAAGGGTCTATTTCGAGTATGAAACGCGTCCTAAGATGTCATCCAATTGATTGTCTTGCCATTCTAGATCCCATGCGGTTTGGTTGTTTAATTTCCATGCTAGTGGTTGATAATTTGCATCGCACCTTGGTACATTGAAGTGCTTTTTTATTCTCAACTTTTGCTCCCATCTACTCAGTTTTTGGCCTTCTACATTGCTACAATGTTATGTTTTATGGTATAgttattcatctttttttttggatatttgtttttttgatgagtaattgaaattcattgaaaagcgAAAAGATGCAACTCAAGAACACaagaagttttatttttttattttttatttttataggtaATCAAAGAAGTTTTATAGAAACATAGGTGCCTTTAAgcatacaggaagtatacaaaaaggacacaaaagcaagaaaaacagaagaaaaaaacaagagagaacACCGGTGAAAACCCAataacaccaaaaaccccaaacacaagaagtatacaaacacctaaccaccaaaaaaaaaaaagatttagaaaatcatgaaagctaGATGTATAAAAACAATCATAAGCAGTCGTCTAGTGGTAAaggatattgaaaaaaaaaagcctttaaTTCCACTGCCGACCTCTCAAggtcttcaaaattttgataatttctcTCTCCCGATGCAGCACATTAAGTAGGACAGAATCATGCTACACTATGAAGGCTACCAAACTATCCTCTCCAACAGGCAAAGAGATATACCATTCGTCAAGGCATGACATAGTCTAACCCATAAAGACCAAAAATAGAGTTTTATGAGGCACTAGAaatctcacaatggagtaaAGAGTGATCGTCTGATTCCCCACTCGTGCACATGCAACACTAATCTACTACTATGATATGCTGCTTCCTTTAGTTTTATCCAAAGATAACACCAACGACCGCAATTCCCTTGCACAATGcaatagcacaattttttttttttttttttttttttttaatttttttttccttttttgtaaTTGATCTTCCTTGTTTTATGGGTGTCTTGACTCTGTGTGATTCGCAGCTATCATGGAGTGGATGCCATGGTCCAGTCCCATTCTTTTTGACACACAAACATGCACACATACACATTAAAGTTTTAATGCTCAAGGACTTGATCATTTGCTTGTTGCTCTTATATCCGGTCTCCTTACCAGTATGAAGAGAATGGGACAGTGGCTGATTCTATGCTTGTGAATACTACATTGATGCTGGTCTATGTTACAAAGTTTTTTTGGTGGGAAGCTGGATACTTCAACACCATGGATATTGCACATGATCGAGGTATAAATGTGCTCTATTGTTTgttacttatgaaaaaaaataatgctctattgtttgtgttttacttgctactttttcttcttgtattttGTTGATATGCATTAGAAAGCATGGTGAATACAAAGAATGACTAGTGCATTTAATCATGCAACATTACCTTGTATAAATTTTTAACTGGGAAATTGATTCTAGGTTGATTGTAATGGTATTCTATCGCCATGAGATTgttaataaatattttcatgTTCTTTTCCTAAAGTGGATGTGAAGAGTTGTATGATTTAGTTGAAAGAGAAAGACGAAAAGtttggagaaagaagaagaggatttTGTCTTATTCCACTTACTGCTTTGTTTGCTTACAAGAGTTTAAATAGAAAAGTCGTACAACCTATTATGGAAATACACTTATTTATTCAACAATAATAAGAATGAAATCATGTATAATCAAATCAGCAGGTAATAATAGGAGATAAAATCATATCATAAGTTTCATTCTTCAACATTTTCTCTCAAGTTGAGGCAAAGATGTCTCGCATGTCAAACTTGCACAATGCTGAATGAAGAACACTACTGGACACTCCCGATATCAAACTATCCACAAGCTGTACAAACCAATTATGCACACAATTTTTCCTTGGTAAAATGTCTATCAATTTCAATGTGTTTAGTTCAATCATGTTGAACATGATTATGAACCATATTAATGGTAGGCTCATTGTCGCAATATAATCTCATTGAATCCTTATAATCATATTCGAGTTCTTTCAGTATAAATCTTCAACCATAGTTATTTACATATCTTGTGGGCCATGGCTTGAAATTCAGCTTCTCCACTATATCCAGCCATCACTGATTGTTTCTTGCTACGCCATGTAATTAGATTTCCTCCCAAAAAAGTGCAATATCTCGAAGTGGATCTTTGATCTGTGATTGACCCAGTCCAATTAGCATCTGCACAAGTGTCTATTTTTAGGTGATCATATTTGGAAAACAACCACCTTTTGCCCAATGAAGATTTCAAATATCGAAGTATTTTGTAATCTACTTCCATATGAGATTCTCGGGTTGAGTGCATAAACTGGCTCACTACACTTACCGCATAAGCAATATTTGGACGCTTGTGCTACAAATATATTAATCTGCCAACTAATCGTTGTTAATTGCTTTGCTTTTCTGGGTTGTCAATTGGCTTGCATCCAAGCATTCCTATTTCCTTGAGTAGATCAAGAACATATATTCGTTGAGAGACGAATATCCCATGTCTCGATCTAGATACCTCGAtgccaagaaaatatttcaGACTTCccaagttttttatttcaagCTCATGGGTGAGatattttcttaacttttctATTTCTTCATCATTATTGCCGGTTAGTATTGTGTCATCTACATAAACAATTAAATCAGTTACCTTCCCTTGTAAAGAACGTTTGATGAACAATATTAGCTTGGCTCTGCTTGTAGTTACACTTATGCATAGTCCAAGAAAATCTTTCAAATCACGCCCTAGGAGATTGTTTTAACCTATACAAtaccttttttttcaatttacacCCTTTACCATTGACTGAAGAATCTTGAAGTCTAGGAGGAATCTCCATGTATACCTTTTCCTCTAGGTCTCCATGAAGAAATGCTTTTTTTACATCTAATTGCTGAAGTGGCCAATCTAAGTTTACCAATGAAAGTAAGACCTTGATAGAGTTCATCTTTGCCACTAAAGCAAATGTCTCCTCATCTGTATGACGCCTTTTGCAATGAATATAGCCTTGTATCTCTAAACCGAACTATCAACTTTATGTTTCACTGTCACCTATTTGCATCTTGCCACCAATTAGGTCCCATTGGTAATTTTTATAAAGGACTTTCATCTCTTCTTGTGTTGTTTCCCTGGAGACTTTGGAGAATAGACACTGAGGACAATTTGGAGAGAAAGTATAATTGGGTAATGAAAGATTgttataagaaacaaaattagataTGGAATGTTGTGTACATGATCTAATTCCTTTACATTGGGCAATTGGAAGATCATCATTAACTGCAGGTATTGTTGTGTCTAAAGTGGGCATATGATTTCCGGAGTCAGGAGTTGGCATTTGGCTGAGAGGCTGAAGGATAGTCTTAATCTTTTGACGTCTGGAATAAACTCATAAGCCCTCCATAGGTGGCTCAACTTGCTCACCAACATTTGGCTATGGTTGTTGACCATCACATTCTGGAACATCTTGTTCTTGCAACATACGTACAGATAAGGAATCTGTCATTATAGGTAAAGGATCTATTGAGTATTTCTCTTCTCCACTTGTCTCCCCTGAAGAGAAATCTCGGGAGGAGAAAAGTAGGGTTGAGACTCAAAAAAGGTGACATCCATAGAAACAAAAGCTTTTGTGTAGCAGCATGATAACACCTATTGAACACAGGAAACTATagtattttatatcacatattCATGTCCTAAAAGATCCATGAAATTATCCATTTGATATAATCTTATGTTTATAGACTAATACTTTCCAGTATTGTATTCGCACACAATCAGGAATAGGAAAGTAATTCTTTGTCCTTTTGCACACCCTCTGTAATGTAGGGACATATGTGTTAGTTTGTTCtgttctcttcttttctatatatatgttcaatAATTAATGCATAATACACTCTTTCTAGCTTGCTTGGAAATAATAATTGCAGTCTTTCTCATTCATTGTAGTAGAATCAGTCCTTAATCATGAATATGTCAATAACGGTATTTTTTTTCTAGTAGTGGATTTCATTCATTTATCATGGTATCTTCACTCTGCTTCTAGTGTTGTTGATGCTCATATTAAATATTGTTCATCGTACATGGCTCTGGCAGCTGGGTTTTATATTTGCTGGGGATGCTTGGTATGGGTTCCATCTATCTATACTTCTCCAGGCATGTACCTAGTCAACCATCCTATCAATCTTGGAACCCAGGTATTGTATCCTCTTTTCAGTTTTTTGGATAATATGTTGGAATTTTGaaacatatttttcttatttatcttctttttccctttttattaaGGCATGTTCTGTTTTTGACAAGATGCAAAATTAACTTTTTGCATTGCTTTCCTGAGTGTGAAAGTAAAAGAccatatttttcttgtattccaCATATTGAGTATTTTCAATGTAGGTAGGTTCATCAATTTGATGAACACTACACTACCCAGGCTGTTCTAGCAATCTGGATTGAAGGTGGGATGGTAAATTCTTGGTTGAGATTGACAGAATTGCGTGAACTTATATAGTCTAACCACTATGCTATGTTTATCGCTCGAATCCAACTTTGTGGAATCTAATTTGTCTCCAATGAGCTCAAATAAGTTCGGTCTCAGCGAAAGTGGGTCAGCTCAATGGATCACTGTTCAGCATAAAAAGTACCTGGCCTTTGCCAAATTGAAAATCACTCCCAGGCTAATGTACCCAATTGGATGAGTTTAGTTAGACACTTGATTTTCCATGTCAAAatatttctcaacttttttctGTTCTCTTGTTCCTTTCTTCTTTCCCCCTTCCTGACAGTACGCATCTCTTGTTTCAGCTAGCACTTTATATTCTAGTGGCAGGCATTCTTTGCATATATATCAACTATGATTGCGATATGCAAAGGCAAGAATTTCGCAGAACAAATGGAAAATGCTTTGTCTGGGGAAAAGCTCCTTCAAAGGTGCCGATTTTGGCTCTTGTTACATGATTTTTGTAATTGTTCATTTTCTGAGATATCTTATCTAGTTGCCGGGTAGGCATATTTGCAGTAATTATCTGCTGAGAAAGAGACATAAGTTGGTTCAATTTCTTTACAGATAGTTGCGTCATACACTACATCATCCGGGGAAACAAAAACCAGCCTTCTCTTAACCTCAGGATGGTGAGTTTAGCATTTTACCTTTGTATGAAATTTTATGCGTAACTGTAAACTGTAAAGTAGCTGCTTTCCCTTCCCATCATTCTGATGGGTTGAAGTTACCATTTAGTTGATCCTAGTAACTTGTAAGAGATGCAGTTGGATAAGgcaaaatttataaatattgaaTGTTCTGTGGAAGTTGGTATCCTTGTTGgcaaattaatttatgtggATACATCAAGGATGTAATCATGGCATGCTTATGACGGATAGAGAAACTCTTCTCTACAGCattatcatatttttctttgtatAATGGAATTAAATGCTTGAACTGTGGCTTTTGAGTAAGCCATCTTGAGATACTTTTCTGTGGCTCTTGCAGGTGGGGGTTATCGCGTCATTTCCATTATGTACCAGAAATATTAGCTGCTTTCTTCTGGACCGTCCCAGCTCTCTTTGATCATGTATCTTCTTCCCATAGCCTTTTTGTGCGTGGTCATGATAAAGTTTTGGACAACACATTGCTGAACTAATTCtcttattattgttttttctgcAGTTCCTACCTTACTTCTATGTGATATTTCTTACTATCCTTCTTTTTGACCGAGCTAAAAGGGATGATGATCGATGTCGGTCCAAGTAAGTGGATACAAACTTCTGTTTTAACCCCACtaccatttttcttgaacatgcattaaaatttagtttctaatacCCCGAAAAAGGAATATTGGAACCAAATTATTTATATCTGTATTGTAAACCCATTTTACCATATTGCCTTCATTCAAGCAACTTCGTTGGTCTAGTGTCATCCCAGGTGACTGCAGTCATAAGCAAATTTTATGCCACGCTGTACAAGTTAGGATTAGCTGTTGTGACGGCTACACCACCAACTCACCCAAATACAATAACTCTGGAGTAATCTAATTTGTCTTTTGGCTGAACTAATGTGTGTGCCCCCTACTGCATGCTATTGCTTTATGAACGTGAAGCAAAGGAACAGAAATGCCATAAGTCGTTGGAATAATAATGTTGTTTTGTCTTCTAAATGTTGTCACCCCTTTGCAAATGCTTTGAAACAGACCACATATTTTTATAGAAGAATAACCAGTAGTTTTTGTTGTatataaactctctctctctctctctctctctctctctctctctatatatatatatatatatataatttgaatgaAAGTTTTGATGAGGTCCTTCTTGCAGGTATGGGAAGTATTGGAAATTATATTGCGAGAAGGTTCCGTACAGGATCATTCCTGGAATTTACTAAATGACCGTGTCTTTGCTTTGGCAAAATGTAGCTTGTGGTTGACttaatgatgatatatgtaTTGATAAACACCTGCTAGGTTTTGCTTTCATTGGTTTGGGAGGGAAaatcattatcattattgagAGAGAACAAAGACAAATGCAgtgtgtgatatatatatgttgtcacAATGAGATTTTCTCTTATAAAAAGCGAtgtgtgtgatatatatatgggttaatTAATAATAGTGTTTggaatatatatgagaaaagttcacataaccccctcaaactactactcaattgacaatgttccttTCAAACTNNNNNNNNNNNNNNNNNNNNNNNNNNNNNNNNNNNNNNNNNNNNNNNNNNNNNNNNNNNNNNNNNNNNNNNNNNNNNNNNNNNNNNNNNNNNNNNNNNNNNNNNNagacattgataatgttttggtagtttggagaggacattgtcacaattgaaagtttgggggggacagtGTCAATtagatagtagtttgaggagggtatgtggactttaccctatatatatatatatatataagagttttCGACACGGTGTGGACTGTGCGTTTTTCGAGGCCTTCTAGATCGGTAATACGTTTTTGCGTTTCCACAATGTCTACAAAACAACAAGAGCGTCAAAAGATTTGCCGACAActattttggaaaaaaactcAACACTTCGATCAACTTGAGATTGAGTATTCTTGAGTGTGAGAGAGATAGATCAATTTATACCTTGTGTAGGGGCCTACTTGAATTGgattttcttctttgatttgaATTGGGACTCCTGAGAGCTGGAATTAGACTTGGGCTCATACTCTTGACCCATATTCTTCTAATAGAATCTTATTCGGATTGTATCTCCTTACTTTAATTAATAGCTTTTTGGGCCTGTTATTGGCCTTGAGGCCCAAGATTTAATGGGTTTGTAGtgcaaaattattttcaacagTTATTCTCCAATTTCCTTATCCGAGTGGGAATTTTAGTTAGGGTTTCGGGATGATTCGGTATTTGGTCCTGTCCGAGACTCATGTCTTCCTCAGAGTATACATTAACTCTTTTGAGCTCGGCAAGTGGAGCTCCTCATCTTTATTGGTTCACGGCATTGCTTTGATTCCTGAGAGTAACCCCCAACTTTCTTCTTTGACTGATGGTTAAGACTGACCCCATCTTCAAGACACCTGGGGGTTACACCCGGCCCTCTCTTTAACATACGCGACGGTAAAATTCGGCCCTCTTTTCAACATACCTGAGGGTGAAATTTGACCCTGTCTTCAAGACACCCAGGGGTTACATCTGGCCCTCTTTTTAACATATCTTAGGGTGACATCATGTCCTCTCTTCGAGAGACCCTGGGTTACATCCAGTCCTCTCTTCAAGACATTGAGGGTGACATTTGACCCTCTCTTCAAGTCCCGTTTGACGAAGTAAGCTTTGAACCTGGAGAATAATATTTAACAATGATTTATGAGTCTTTCAACACACTAATCTTTGCTTCCCTTTGGCTTGGGGTGGCTACTTATCTTTTGACTGGGTTATCTCCCGTTACTTGTTCttatccaaggttttctccttgtagCCGGGGACGACTTGTTTTCTGACCTGGTTGTCTCCCGTAACTTGTTTTTATCCAAGGTTTTCTTCTTGTTATCGGAGACAACTTTTTTGATCGGGTTGTCTCCCATTACTTGTTTttatccaaggttttctccttgttgtCGGGGTCGACTTGTTTTCACTTAGGATTTTCTTCTTGTCCTTGTTTttatccaaggttttctccttgttaCCGAGGACGACTTGTTTTTTGACAAGGTTGTCTTTCGTTACTTGTTTTcatccaaggttttctccttgttgcTATGGACGACTTGTTTGGAAATTGTAGTgactcaaataattaactaagcttaggtagcttagttagtggtttaatttgggttttagGTTACTAGGAACAATTAGAAAGGCACTTTTGGAATTTTGGACCTTTTGACTGGACGTACGCCCATCAGCATTGGACGTAtgctgttgtgccaaatactactaaaattaattgacaatatttggtacgttttacttgtaagtgcacaagatcaaaacgatagtatatggtgcaagtacgagatcattcccatttcccacgaggattgttgattttgtttaaaagagttttttcaaattaaaacaccaaatttgtcacgagattgatataatgaaaagagataaagataaatgaaagtgtTAGGGATTcaacatccaccactaatcagactaattaagataacaatatgccaatgctccaATCATACcagtatatttaatgcttgtcaacctaagggcatgggtgtatactgcTTAAGCTATGGATCTCCCTaggcaacaaattaggcatgggtgtctactctaattcttttctttctcaaaggatttagcatcggtgtttactaagttgttctttaagaatgcataaatttatggaaatcgacaaacacatgaagcctagggtattggtgtctactcctggttttccatgttgattaatccaataACCTGTGATTGGGttttttgtcactctattaagcccaggactcggtcatccaaattgacttaaataacaaatccaaaccacatgcatatgttgattaggcataTTCAtttgaggaattcaattaattagaaaataatcaatttaaatatacctaacatatgattgtagcaaatgcgccaacattgaaatcctaaaaagacatgattaaggcttcaatctaacctataactaaagagttagttacacataattaaaataaagcgAAAAGAAAGAATCGAAAACGACTCCTGGAAGTAGCCTCAAAATTCTCCTCTCTAGAAATTGTCCTAGGAATTGTCTCTATTTTTTCTAGAGgcctagaggtctatttataagtttagaaaaaccctaaaagccctagaagccctagtaaagtCGGaggtttaagtcctagtccaactaggatttggaaaacctaatTTTATGTGGAAAAAGAGTCTGGCCGCATGTCTTTTTGCTCCAGCGCATGAGTGTGCTTGATCCTAGGtttgtgcgcttgagcgcaaggCTGCGCTTGATCCTATGTGCTCGAGCTTCTGCTTGTGCGCGCGAGCACTGCTCTGGCGCTTGAGCGcttctgcgctcgatcctaggtCTTTTGTGAATGAGCGTAGATGCGCTCTATCCTAATGGCCTTTGCTTGATCCTAAAGCTTTCATAATTTTTCCAAATTGCCCTTTAAGCCTGAtacttccagaaatgcttcattttcttcaaaaacctagaaaaatacaaaaaacacaaaaaagaagtaaaacaacacaaaataacaagactaagaaattaTCAAATGTaaattagggggctaaaatatgtatattttagcatttatcatACGCTCCTGTTGTTAGTAGAGGATGTATGCGGGGGGACCACTGTATGTACGCTTGCAAAAAGTACAAGGACGTACGATGGGGGACCACTGGACATGCtgctttttggaaaacctctagataatacctggacgtacgctacagcctttggaccgaTGTGTAAATAGTGccggacgtacgccccaatagtactggacgttcgctacttttcagaatagttggtagcgccctctgctttttctcacctataaatacccctacaCCTTCACCCTTTTCTCATTCAAACTCACCCCTAGGCTCCCAGAAACCcttgtgagtgtgttcttgtgagattgtgtgttttgtggaCAAGGGGAGTGATTTCGTGAAGGCttggcttcaaggaggtaacctTCTGAGCCAATACTTGTTGCTAGGTCTTTATTGCTCTTTTAGTGCCTTCTAGATTAGCTTAATCGTTGGTATGAAACTTTAGCTAGGTTATGCCTTTGATCTTGTTTAAAGTTGAGTTAGCATTTCGTTATGATCAAACGTGTTTTCGTATGCATGGAGACTTTATTTTGAGATAAGAAG
It contains:
- the LOC132187667 gene encoding 7-dehydrocholesterol reductase gives rise to the protein MGETVHSPLVTYVSMLSLLTLCPPFVILLWYTMVHADGSISQTWDYLKQHMLQGFINIWPRPTATAWKIIACYAAFEAALQLLLPGKRVEGPVSPAGNRPVYKANGVAAYIVTLLTYLGLWWFGIFNPSVVYDHLGEIFSALIFGSFVFCVFLYLKGHIAPSSTDSGSSGNLIIDFYWGMELYPRIGKHFDIKVFTNCRFGMMSWAVLAVTYCIKQYEENGTVADSMLVNTTLMLVYVTKFFWWEAGYFNTMDIAHDRAGFYICWGCLVWVPSIYTSPGMYLVNHPINLGTQLALYILVAGILCIYINYDCDMQRQEFRRTNGKCFVWGKAPSKIVASYTTSSGETKTSLLLTSGWWGLSRHFHYVPEILAAFFWTVPALFDHFLPYFYVIFLTILLFDRAKRDDDRCRSKYGKYWKLYCEKVPYRIIPGIY